The Carassius auratus strain Wakin unplaced genomic scaffold, ASM336829v1 scaf_tig00026581, whole genome shotgun sequence genomic sequence gtcatgtcatctgctggtgttggtccactgtgtttctgaggtccaaggtcaacacagctgtataccaggaagttttagagcacttcatgcttcctgctgctgaccaactttatggagaatgcagatttaattttccaacaggacttggcacctgcacacagtggtTTAAGGACAATAGTATTCCTGTTCTTAATtgaccagcaaactcgcctgatctTAACTTAtctatagaaaatctatggggtttgtgaagaggaagatgcgatatgtcagaccccagaatgcagaagagctgaagccacaatcagagcaacctgggctctcataacacctgagcagtgccacagactgatcgactccatgccacgctgcattgctgcagtcattcagacaaaaggagcctcaacaaagtattgagtgctgcacatgctcatacttttcatgttcatactttttagttgaccaagatttcaaaaaatcctttctttgtattagtCTTAAGTaaaattctaattttctgagatactgggattttccttagttgtcagttataatcatcaaaattaaaataaataaacatttgaaatatatcagtctgtgttgaatgaatgcatataatatacaagtttcactttttgaatggaattggtgaaaCAAATCAacttgatgatattctaattatatgaccggcacctgtatatgtgtatatatatatatatatatatataggtccttctaaaaaatttgcatattgtgataaaagttcattattttccataatgtaatgataaaaattaaactttcatatattttagatacattgcacaccaactgaaatatttcaggtcttttattgttttaatactgatgattttggcatacagctcatgaaaacccaaaattcctataaaaaaaaattagcatatttcatccgataaaagaaaagtctttttaatacaaaaaagtcaaccttcaaataattatgttcagttatgcactcaatacttggtcgggaatccttttgcagaaatgactgcttcaatgcggcgtggcatggagacAATCAGcctggcactgctgaggtgttatggaggcccaggatgcttctatagcggccttaagctcatccacagtgctgggtcttgcgtctctcaactttctcttcacaatatcccacagattctctatggggttcaggtcaggagagttggaaggccaattgagcacagtaataccatggtcagtaaaccatttaccagtggtttttgcactgtgagcaggtgccaggtcgtgctgaaaaacgaaatcttcatctccataaagcttttcagcagatggaagcatgaagtgctccaaaatctcctgataactagctgcattgaccctgcccttgataaaacacagtggatcaacaccagcagctgacatggcaccccagaccatcactgactgtgggtacttgacactggacttcaggcattttggcatttccttctccccagtcttcctcccagactctggcaccttgatttccgaatgacatgcaaaatttgctttcatccgaaaaagtacttggaccactgagcaacagtccagtgctgcttctctgtagcccatttcctgcacacacctgtgcacggtggctctggatgtttctactccagactcagtccactgcttccgcaggttccccaaggtctggaatcagtccttctccacaatcttcctcagggtccggttacctcttctcgttgtgcagcattttttgccacacttcttccttcccacagacttcccactgaggtgccttgatacagcactctgggaacagcctattagttcagaaatttctttctgtgtcttaccctctcgcttgagggtgtcaatgatggccttctagacagcagtcaggtcggcagtcttacccatgattgcagtttgagtaatgaaccaggctgggagtttttaaaagcctcaggaatctttttgcaggtgtttagaggtaattagttgattcagatgactagttaatagctcatttagagaaccttttaatgatatgctaatttttttgaagataggaattttgggttttcatgagctgtatgccaaaatcatcagtattaaaacaataaaagacctgaaatatttcagttggtgtgcaatgaatctaaaaatatatgaaagttaaatttttatcatttatattatggAAAAGAATGaacttatcacaatatgctaattttttgagaagggaCCTGTATAAACGAAACACCGCTGTGTTTGAACGGAGATGCGCAGTGGCTCGGCTAAGActttgtttgaaactattttagCTGACGAAATAGAGGCAATAGAGTTGTAGTCAGACAATATGAGTCACGTTATATTAAATtctttaatgaactgttgtattaaatcaatatcacatttaaaaactCCCTTAATAATCACTAAATAATTTATTCTTTGGGAACCCGACCGTTGTACTCTATGCAGTTTATGGCGTTATTATTTagtcaaaagttatgagcgtgtaagacatgctcacgagcacattatgttatttcacacgtgcaaaaatgaaccttcagctgGCACGATAAAAGTACTCGCGCACAAATTCAACAACCGAGAGGTGTACATGTAGCTGCGAGCGAGCGCCTGGCATACTCTCATAGGTTTACTCTGCTTGTACGGTGGAATCCTGCTCGCGGAGTGCTGTTTTGCTCGCGCAGTGGATTTCTGCTCACTCAGCTGGTTTCTGCTCCCCTCGAGTCtacatgacttttgacaatttgggGGCGGAAACCAAGGAGGGCACTGACCCTCTTACACAGTAAATTTTGCAGTGTTAAATTAACTCTTTAAGAGTTAATTTAACACTGGACCCGAGTGTATTTTGGTCCCACTCAGAATTTGTGATAAAATGACTCTCGTCACAGTGTTCAATTTTCAGAGTAAAATTAACTCTTTTTTGGAGTTAAAAATTAACACTGCTCAACACTGAATAGTGTTGTTACAATTTAACACTAAACTAATTTAACTCTGGATAGTGTTACCACAATTTAACACTTAGGGTAAATTAACACCAATTGGTGTTATTATTTGACTTTTGTagagtttatttaaattttcttagtGAAAAACAAATCCCACTCAGTGAGTACACTTTTAAAATCCATTTGGTGTTGCTATAGGTTAAAATGCTGATCAAATAACTccagagaacagaacagaaaacaacTTCAACGTAccgtttaaaacatttattaaaacacgGGTCAGGCTTtaaatacattcacaaaaaaacatcacatcTGCATAAAATGGCAATAGGGCACTATATGCAGTGCAGAATCTGTTGTACCATACTTCATTTGGAGATCAAATGGTTTGAAATAACACAGCTCGTTAACATTCACTGACTTTAGAACTCTGTCTGGATGCAGTCTGACTAAATGCATGGTAATGGTCATCAAAACAGAGTGTTTCCATCAATGCTCCacataaaagtacattttcatCTTTCACAGCAATAGTCTTGATCTTATAAAACACTGGCATCTCACATGCTACTTCAGTACAGATAATAAAATCAGGGCGATACTCTGTGCCATGATGTTTGATCCACTTTACAGAATAGACACGTTATGATATATCCACTCCTAGCTTGGAAGCCATCTCCATGCCACCTTTAAGTTCACCGAGTTCCACCATCTTCCCTGGACCAAGAGTCAATCTGTACTGGCTAAAAGACTCCCAGTGCATTGCCATACAACTCTGGTGCTTGTTGGCCAATGTTTTGGTGATGTTTTAGAAGCTTTTTAATTGAGTTTTAAAAAATTTGTGTTTAGCTTCATAACGCATGCACCACATGTGCAGAATTGGTCCAATTTTTCTTATACACTGTGGGTAATGTATCATTATGTGATGCTTTGGTAAAAGATTTTTTTCGGGAAATAATTTTTTGAATAACTGGTGATGttcaattattaaatgtttaagatAAATGGTCATGCCTTCTGTTAGGACTGGTGAGAATATAATGTTAACAATCTGCAGAAGTAAAAGCAAAAGACACCAGTGTTTATCATCTCTCTGCACTAAATCACTAAATAACAGAGGCATGTTGCGCAACAAGCACCAAGATTGTATGGCATTTAAACCCAAATCGTTGCTTCCACCAAACAATTTGACTGACGGGAGGACGGTTCTTCTGCTGATTGTAGCCATAATCAAAAGCATGTATTCTACCAGCAAGATCATCAGCACTCAGAAAATTATGCTGAATGTACTGCAAAACAAGTTTTACCTCTAGCTGAGCGACACCTTCGAGAATGTCGTGCATTATATCCACAGCAAAATTGTTGGCTGTGTTGAAATACTTCAGTGAATTTAACAAACAGACCCGTTTGACGCCATAAACATGAAGTAGTGTAGAGTCGTCCTGTAATCTTTTACAGTGCAGAGCATGCATCTCAGTTGTTCTTAGTACAACCTCAGGGTTATCTTCAGAAAACACAAACTGAAAGCGATCTTTTTCAAGAACACAGAAACGACAGCAATATTGAGCCCCAAATGACTCCAGAAACCCTAATAAGCTGTGTAAGCCAAGGTTATCCCCTGTGACTTGAACAATTGTACCCCTAATACAACTTCCACATACTGGATTCTTAACTCCCTCAATCTCAAGCACTTTTAGATCATTTAATAAAGGCTCGATTATAGAATTAAAACCATAACGTCTTATATTCTGTGCATGAAAGAGGGCACATAAATGAATATTATCTAATGAggagttaaaatgccttaatgtaaAATAGATAGCACCCAATTTGTGTATACCTTTTTTGGAACCAAAAGGGTTAGCGGTctcaaaatcatcataaaataacTGAATTTGTAAGGCATCTTTGTCTGTGTAAAATAAAGGATTACTTTTGAAATGTGCTGCATCACTCAAGTCAAAATAAACGCCTTCCTTTGGAACATGCCTGGGTTTAAACAAATCAGTAAGATGCCGATTTTGTAAAATGGCCTTTAGGGTTTCTAAAATGGGAATATAAGCAAATTTATCTGTTACAACAACTTGATCAAATGTTCCTGTGGTTTTGTTTCTTCTGCTGTCAAATCTTGTGCCAAGCACTATTTCCGTTGGTTCAACAGTTCCCCATTTCTCTGTTAAGAGTCTCTTTCGTTTGGCTTCCGAATTCAAGAAAGTGAATGGATTTTCCAAATGTTCAATTGAATTTTCTATTTTCCTTTTAGTAGCAATGTCATGTGGAGGCAGACAGAGCAAAGCTGCATCCTTGGCCTGACTGTGAATCTCAAAAACAATTTCCTCCATAGATGAAACAAAACCACTTACAGCAGACTGACTTAACCCAGCAACTTTTAGTTGCGCAACAGCCGAAGCACACATATCCAAAGTGCTCTTATTTGACATTAACAATACAGATGTTGTGGCTACCTCTACAACACTGGCAATCTGATCAAATGTTTGAGAACTAATTTGTCCTTCTGCCTAAGCAGTCTCACTCACAACAGAAGTATAATTGAAGCGAGTTCACTGTCCCAAACTGTTTAAACACACATTATGTAAGAAGAATTTGACCACTAAAACAAACTGGAATTttgagaacataaaaaaaaaaaaagtatggggACTAAATCGTTCACCTTCAAGTTCCTTGGAAAATTTGTTCAACActacttcaaattaatatttcaagtgAAAAATGTATCTTACACATCATACCAAAATTAGCACCCTCTGAGTCACCAGTAGGAGATTCAGCTGCTATAGTAGAAGTTCTTCCAAATCACTGGTGCTGGGAAGCTTTTTGCACTGCTGAATCACTTTTTTCTTGAATGCAGTGGTCCAGTTCTCCAGTAGCTTTCCTGACACTCCTTCTCCAAACATCAGAACAAAGTCTTGCTCAATCTAAGAAGAGGCAGAAAAGGATGACCCAAAATATTTTGTTCTAAGTAATagacaaataattatataaacccATGTATGCattgaataaacatatttagacatcAGTAAATTTTGTTGtaatgttaaattgataaaaacttATGATTATACACACTTTACCAAGCCTTAAATGTCTTTGAATCGTGGAAAGACCatcaatatatcattttaaaagctTCAACACTGCTTAAAGAATGATAAACGAAGTTTaatcttaaaggtcccgttttacacgctttttgaagctttgattgtgtttacaatgtgcaatataacatgtgttcatgtttcgcgtgtaaaaaaacacagtatttttcacacaattcacctatctgtatactgctgttttcactgtcacagaaacgggctgatgacttccttgttctatgaagcctctccttcagaaatacgtaacgagttctgattgggccagcggtacctgtgctgtgattcgacagcagctgagagcaggctgccctcctggtaacgcgattgggctagaacgcacgtgctggagatgtacttataatcacaggagcgtttttactgacgagatgtgcatgaaaatcgcattcgtttttttgcacagccctaacatctagttaacaaagctaaacagcgttgccctttgtgtaataagttacagaaactgttaaacgcatcaacttaaataataaaatacacttaccggttgtggtccataaacaatgccttctccagacaaagagggaactgctccatctttcaagaatagtctttgtgcaaatccagcattaaactgattgagattgagaaagttgtcctcagcaagccgTCCTCAGCCAAATGAGCTGCACagagttttacatgtgcattataattttcgggaaccgagttaaacataaattgtaaccattaatctcaaagtacagcgttcctgggaagcccaaacaaagatgattgaactcagagatgaaaaaaaaccagcgtttcaacaacatggcgacaaacacaaacagctcttccttctccgtcagagcgcaacagggccacgccccctgtttgtgaattcatgtgggcggtggttagtcaaaaactgttttagtgacgtcattactacaggaactagagggatgtagtccaaacgtgtcgttttttgtaggcgaattctgttaaatcaaatatctcgcttggcattgaactttgagctttagaattttacagatattatttatactctaacaacaacattacacactaactaaagtttaaaacatgggatcacgaagaaggggacctttaaaaagGCAACTTCGTAGCAACAGAACTCCCATGaaagatgacaaaaaaatatatttataaaaaaaaaaaaaaaaggtaggagATTTTCAACCTGTACCTTCAAATGATGCACATCGTTCTTTAGCTAAGCCTCTCTGTATAGTTTTGATTCTCCATGCCAAGTACTCAGTACCGCTTTCGCCATCATAGTAATGTTCATTAGAAGgagaaaaatacagataaaaagtatataaattcaACAGCAAAATACACCACCTGTCCCGAAGTGTGAAAAAATTTCAAcacagaattagaattcaaagCAGACACTAATGTAGCCATTTTTGGAAAAGGGGTCACTGAGGTACGGGAACAAAGCCACAATTCCTCTGGCATATTTTTCTTTCACCTGCCTTGTTGGTGACGTactgcagtaaaaaataaaataaataaaatttgtgtCCTTTGCCTGACTTTAAACAacatcaagacattttaaaacTAGAGACCATTAATACACCAGGTGATGATTATGAAGATTACCCATTCTTTTCTGTCATGTGAGCTGCCAAGATGTTAACCATTTTCCTCCTTGTTTCATCCCCCAAAGACTTAGTTCGGTTGTACTCAGTTATTATACACTCCTCAACAGGTTTCTGGACAAGAATGGTTTCCACCAACTTaaagattataataaaaacatacatataaattagTTTTCAAAATTGATTCTCATTGATCAacttaaatcaataataaatatcaaattcatgttcatttttaaaaatacatttataagttTTACCAGTCTTTATTccccaaaaatataaaagtaaaaaaaaattgatacccACCTTTTTAGCTTCTTCGTCTAGCCTCATTCGTTTACTTGAGGAAGTTTCTTCAATAATGACTGTGTCCTGTGAGTCACTGGAGTCCATGGATGGAGTGCGGGACCGATTTGACTGCTCATGAGAGACTTGTGGAGAAGCAGAATCCTACGGAGCCCTTCTGGAACCACTtagtcaaaaaaaattaaaataactaactcgtggcctcaagataagttaactcgtggcctcaagatactaagttgtggcctcaagatactagctcgtggcctcaagataagttaactcgtggcctcaagataagctaactcgtggcctcaagatactaactcgtggcctcaagataagctaactcgtggcctcaagataagctaactcgcggcctcaagataagctaactcgcggcctcaagataagctaactcgtggcctcaagataagctaactcgtggcctcaagataagctaactcgtggcctcaatataagttaactcgtggcctcaagataagctaactcgtggcctcaagataagctaactggtggcctcaagataagctaactcgtggcctcaagataagttaactcgtggcctcaagataagctaactcgtggcctcaagataagctaactcgtggcctcaagataagctaactcgtggcctcaagataagttaactcgtggcctcaagataagctaactcgtggcctcaagataagctaactcgtggcctcaagataagttaactcgtggcctcaagataagctaactttTGACCTCAAGATAGTGAAGTGTCTGACACATGGACTTatcaaaaagttttcatgcctagtgttcgcattgtaataatgtacaaagatacttcatatttataaacgctgacttgttaggtgatgttttctcattaaaatcatacaaattcctattaattcaacTGAACTTTTTcccacactagggattaccaatatggcggcgcggcggcttcacgttaatgacgtcatgagcaatccagtttaTAGACCAGTGgtttggacacggaagcactgctacgtgacgtcagacttaacaagcgaattgagttccaatgggggtcgctgtgtccatttcttttacttttttttttaacattgcagAGGGGATACAGaatcaaacacaaaatataaaataaaaaataatacaatacactCCGAGTAAAGCAAGGCAGTAGATAAGGGATAGtctacgaagaaaaaaaaaaaaattcacaaaagatTCATAGacattacaaatacaaaagatgaataaaagtaaatagaaataaataacactgggaataaacaaataaataataaaagttcagaaattcaggaagtaACTTATAATGAAACAATAATTTCTTTAAGCAGCAAAGAAGTTTTAGCAGCTTTCTTATTAGCTGATAAACAAAGagagtcataaaataattttagatcAACACAAAAAAGCTTAAAATTGGGCTTTGAAAAAGTTACTTTACACTT encodes the following:
- the LOC113078797 gene encoding uncharacterized protein LOC113078797 — translated: MSNKSTLDMCASAVAQLKVAGLSQSAVSGFVSSMEEIVFEIHSQAKDAALLCLPPHDIATKRKIENSIEHLENPFTFLNSEAKRKRLLTEKWGTVEPTEIVLGTRFDSRRNKTTGTFDQVVVTDKFAYIPILETLKAILQNRHLTDLFKPRHVPKEGVYFDLSDAAHFKSNPLFYTDKDALQIQLFYDDFETANPFGSKKGIHKLGAIYFTLRHFNSSLDNIHLCALFHAQNIRRYGFNSIIEPLLNDLKVLEIEGVKNPVCGSCIRGTIVQVTGDNLGLHSLLGFLESFGAQYCCRFCVLEKDRFQFVFSEDNPEVVLRTTEMHALHCKRLQDDSTLLHVYGVKRVCLLNSLKYFNTANNFAVDIMHDILEGVAQLEVKLVLQYIQHNFLSADDLAGRIHAFDYGYNQQKNRPP